The proteins below are encoded in one region of Ereboglobus luteus:
- a CDS encoding rhamnogalacturonan acetylesterase, whose translation MKTHIKIHGMLGVLFCIFAVAAYSAPQRIDIAPGSITSSSPFVSIDLPEGVYDVTVHLGSPDAASDTTVKAENRRLMLESVKTAKGETTARTFTVSVHTPDIPGSDKKVSLKPNEIGAANWDSKLTLEFNGPSPAVSAIEIARNETALNVFLAGDSTVTDQQNEPWASWGQMLPRFFAPGTVVANYAQSGLALGSFHRQNRLEKILNTLRPGDYVFIQFGHNDMKEKNGGAFTTYAGNLREYVDAIVAKKGKPVLISPMYRRRFDKAGKLQNTHGDYPAAVRKVAEEKNVPFIDLHTISGRLFTALGVEKSKDAFVFAPANTYPNQPNALADNSHFSNYGAYELARCIVEAIRVQLPELAVRLAPDAGRFNPEHPDDPKKIAIPSSPSAATLEKPEGS comes from the coding sequence ATGAAGACGCATATAAAAATACATGGAATGCTTGGTGTTCTTTTTTGCATTTTTGCGGTGGCGGCTTATTCCGCGCCGCAACGCATCGACATCGCCCCCGGCTCGATAACAAGTTCCTCGCCGTTCGTCTCCATCGACCTGCCCGAGGGCGTTTACGATGTCACCGTCCACCTCGGCAGCCCGGACGCCGCGTCCGACACCACCGTGAAGGCGGAGAACCGCCGCCTCATGCTTGAGTCGGTCAAGACGGCGAAAGGCGAAACAACCGCGCGCACTTTCACAGTCAGCGTCCACACACCGGACATCCCCGGTTCGGATAAAAAAGTGTCGCTCAAGCCCAACGAAATCGGCGCCGCAAACTGGGACAGCAAGCTCACGCTCGAATTCAACGGCCCGAGTCCCGCGGTCTCCGCGATCGAAATCGCGCGCAACGAAACCGCGCTGAATGTTTTTCTCGCGGGCGATTCCACCGTCACCGACCAGCAAAACGAACCCTGGGCCTCGTGGGGGCAGATGCTTCCGCGCTTCTTCGCGCCCGGCACGGTTGTCGCCAACTACGCCCAGTCCGGCCTCGCGCTCGGTTCCTTCCACCGTCAGAACCGGCTCGAAAAAATCCTCAACACGCTCCGGCCCGGCGATTACGTTTTCATACAATTCGGGCATAACGACATGAAGGAGAAAAACGGCGGCGCGTTCACAACCTATGCCGGCAACCTCCGCGAATATGTCGACGCCATCGTCGCGAAAAAGGGCAAACCCGTGCTGATTTCCCCCATGTATCGCCGCCGTTTTGACAAGGCTGGCAAACTCCAAAACACGCACGGCGATTATCCCGCCGCCGTCCGCAAAGTCGCGGAGGAAAAAAACGTCCCCTTCATCGACTTGCACACGATTAGCGGACGCCTCTTCACCGCGCTCGGCGTCGAGAAATCAAAGGATGCCTTTGTGTTTGCCCCGGCCAACACCTATCCCAACCAGCCCAATGCCCTCGCCGACAATTCGCACTTCAGCAACTACGGCGCCTACGAACTCGCGCGTTGCATAGTCGAGGCCATTCGCGTGCAGCTTCCCGAACTCGCCGTCCGCCTCGCTCCCGACGCCGGCAGGTTTAACCCCGAGCACCCCGACGACCCGAAAAAAATCGCCATCCCTTCCAGTCCGTCCGCAGCCACACTCGAAAAACCCGAGGGAAGTTAA
- a CDS encoding autotransporter outer membrane beta-barrel domain-containing protein: MHGNSTADFSGAATTSSILLASVNMDMGTTLTTGTNQVYISYGSTISGAFTSARTTGEALRLNTFNSSQTTVIGQTGVVTLPGSSYALLRYGTLQVDGVFNGSIRQQGGATTYIGGSGFIIGLVTSNSTSVIAPGTKTEAATLTITGTLDMGPNTSINLDFFTETSRDQLVVNGSLALSEDTEGVTLGISRDVRNFQVKDGARYKIITVNGDITGTFNDKLVHNFGMIAANSFWEKIDLTGGGHEIWVQIVRSKYADVPGITENQRTIAAAMDRVGASIPHQVAVGLDGQYSISAYGSVLNQLGPQSYQVWFPAAVVQTTALGTSIENRLAIPDEKLRAVKKFDVYAQASRATAHKNTTAQNEYYEIDPIKILTGVDYAISPSLLVGLVYSYDKTDYTMDDSGSTGDSKSHTYGAYTRYRAGNFQASLLGFYGTDSYDAKRNASLVGSLYKGSTDGTRYGGRALISYKAPCSWLDVRPTLGLQYLKWKADAFRETGGASETALAVGKQDAESVIASFGFQLARSYEILRDKAVIRPFLNAYWAFRSSRGERNISATVLGETVTVKSAPGDRSGWHIEGGLSLDYYNGLSFFASYAGDSNIMVDQTVAIRAGVGYRF; encoded by the coding sequence AATTCCACCGCCGATTTTTCCGGAGCCGCCACGACAAGCAGCATTTTGTTGGCGTCGGTTAACATGGACATGGGCACGACACTGACCACGGGAACCAATCAGGTTTACATATCGTATGGTTCCACGATTTCAGGGGCGTTCACGAGCGCGCGCACGACCGGGGAGGCGCTTCGCCTGAATACATTCAACTCATCGCAAACAACCGTGATCGGGCAGACGGGCGTTGTCACTCTTCCCGGTTCAAGTTACGCCCTGTTGCGCTACGGCACGCTTCAGGTTGACGGTGTTTTTAATGGCAGCATCAGACAGCAGGGCGGGGCGACGACTTACATTGGCGGATCGGGTTTTATCATCGGGCTTGTAACATCCAACTCCACTTCAGTCATAGCTCCCGGAACCAAAACCGAAGCCGCCACGCTGACCATCACCGGAACGCTCGATATGGGACCCAATACATCCATCAATCTCGATTTTTTCACGGAGACATCAAGGGATCAGCTGGTCGTCAATGGAAGCTTGGCGCTTTCCGAGGACACGGAGGGAGTCACCCTCGGTATTTCCCGCGACGTCCGGAATTTTCAGGTCAAGGACGGCGCGCGTTACAAAATCATAACCGTCAACGGCGACATCACCGGGACGTTTAATGATAAATTGGTTCATAATTTTGGAATGATCGCCGCGAATAGCTTTTGGGAGAAAATTGATTTAACCGGAGGCGGCCATGAGATATGGGTTCAGATTGTGCGCAGTAAATACGCCGATGTTCCCGGCATTACGGAAAACCAGCGCACGATCGCCGCGGCCATGGATCGCGTGGGGGCTTCGATTCCGCACCAGGTTGCCGTGGGGCTCGACGGTCAATACAGCATAAGCGCCTATGGCAGTGTGCTGAATCAACTCGGCCCGCAATCGTATCAAGTGTGGTTCCCGGCGGCCGTCGTCCAGACGACCGCGCTGGGCACGAGCATTGAGAACCGTCTCGCCATTCCCGACGAGAAGCTTCGCGCTGTGAAAAAATTTGATGTTTATGCGCAGGCATCGCGCGCCACTGCGCATAAAAACACCACTGCCCAAAATGAATATTATGAAATCGATCCGATAAAAATCCTTACTGGAGTGGACTACGCCATATCGCCCTCGTTGCTTGTCGGCCTTGTTTATTCCTATGACAAGACCGATTATACAATGGATGATTCCGGCAGCACGGGGGACTCCAAGAGCCACACCTACGGCGCCTACACCCGTTACCGCGCCGGCAACTTTCAAGCCAGTCTGCTCGGCTTCTATGGCACCGACAGCTATGATGCCAAACGCAATGCCAGTCTGGTGGGATCCCTCTACAAAGGCAGCACCGATGGCACGCGTTACGGTGGGCGCGCCCTTATAAGCTACAAAGCGCCCTGCTCCTGGCTTGATGTGCGGCCGACGCTCGGTCTCCAGTATCTAAAATGGAAGGCGGACGCATTCAGGGAAACTGGTGGCGCCTCTGAAACAGCGCTTGCGGTGGGCAAGCAGGACGCCGAATCGGTTATCGCATCCTTCGGATTTCAACTGGCGCGCAGTTATGAAATATTAAGGGACAAGGCCGTCATACGCCCCTTTCTCAATGCCTACTGGGCCTTTCGCTCAAGTCGGGGAGAGCGCAACATCTCGGCAACGGTGCTGGGTGAAACGGTGACGGTCAAAAGCGCGCCCGGTGATCGCAGCGGCTGGCATATCGAAGGTGGCCTTTCGCTCGATTATTACAACGGCCTGTCCTTCTTTGCAAGTTACGCTGGCGACAGCAATATCATGGTCGATCAGACGGTGGCCATCCGCGCCGGGGTTGGTTATCGTTTCTAA